One Leptospira wolbachii serovar Codice str. CDC genomic region harbors:
- a CDS encoding O-antigen ligase family protein: MIGKETFHKISVVFLYLFFVLSPFSISLSQIFAGTSLFFLFLDHIFQRKFPKLESLFLFWILLYLSFLLTPLFAWDIEHWKRILLKSEFGDVWMGFLLLHHFRLSRSEKKSLKRAVSIGAVFLIVSGILSLLSPYRLAPFVMDGFQYLEGRRLPHQLASLMGIPLHLPIGFQSTHLTYGGLLALYLPSLWEKTFRMQRLVRRKSQYKIHFASLLGLSFFGFVILFLNQSRSIWFGLLFGILLLSLQKKFSIKKYFPWMGLGLLGFILLFFLLYQNNWLFQRAIDDLFAKRSLENQRVWIHKMNFAVLKDSFLFGIGSGNYPVEFTLKAIPLVRELPELYYDLSITPKSHAHFDFLHFWILGGVLGIFSFLSFLYLVTKNILQVPRYTLFYLGFFAIVFAGSFQCFLLDDEVLFPFLGILCLLPKPKLQSDTLNKTATKKNLNKVYGLLLFWILLSSLGALYLTKTSAKDLFIHRVRTENNFPAALGQSAINAKGPVVLPLGTKEMYFKLSGCLDHDLNFDTKAQVREKPIQFQIHWEEIPEGEFPDSLVLETRKRESFDQDKEYRVQPERIVKKETIRNTGKLVTIQVNPKDFIGSDVEFIDFGFLFSWKREKPFLPVISISGNCQ, encoded by the coding sequence ATGATTGGGAAAGAAACATTTCATAAGATTTCCGTTGTTTTTCTATACCTATTCTTTGTTCTTTCTCCGTTTTCGATTAGCCTTTCCCAAATTTTTGCCGGGACATCACTTTTCTTTTTGTTTTTGGACCATATCTTTCAAAGAAAATTTCCCAAACTAGAATCCCTGTTTCTTTTTTGGATCCTTCTCTATTTGAGTTTTTTACTCACCCCCCTTTTCGCTTGGGATATTGAACATTGGAAACGCATCCTTTTGAAATCGGAATTTGGGGATGTATGGATGGGGTTTTTACTCTTACACCATTTCCGCCTCTCGAGGTCCGAAAAAAAATCCTTAAAACGAGCTGTTAGCATCGGAGCCGTTTTTCTCATAGTCTCAGGAATTCTCTCCCTACTTTCTCCTTATAGATTAGCTCCCTTTGTGATGGATGGATTTCAATACCTAGAAGGTCGCCGTCTTCCCCACCAGTTAGCAAGTCTTATGGGAATTCCCCTTCATTTGCCCATTGGATTTCAAAGTACCCACCTAACATATGGGGGTTTACTTGCCCTGTATTTACCTTCTCTCTGGGAGAAAACCTTTCGGATGCAAAGATTGGTTCGAAGGAAATCCCAATATAAAATCCATTTTGCCTCCCTTCTTGGTTTGTCTTTTTTTGGGTTTGTAATTCTCTTTCTCAACCAAAGCCGATCGATTTGGTTTGGGTTATTGTTTGGTATTCTTCTTCTTTCTCTTCAAAAAAAGTTTTCTATTAAAAAATACTTTCCTTGGATGGGACTTGGCCTCCTTGGATTCATTTTACTTTTCTTTCTACTCTACCAAAACAATTGGTTATTCCAAAGAGCCATTGATGATTTATTCGCTAAACGATCGTTAGAGAACCAAAGAGTCTGGATTCATAAAATGAATTTTGCCGTTCTTAAGGATTCATTTTTATTCGGGATTGGAAGTGGCAATTATCCTGTGGAATTTACTCTAAAGGCGATTCCCCTCGTTCGAGAACTTCCCGAATTGTATTATGATTTATCCATCACACCCAAGTCTCATGCCCATTTTGACTTTTTGCATTTCTGGATTTTGGGAGGGGTTCTAGGCATATTTTCTTTTCTTAGTTTTTTATACTTGGTCACAAAAAACATATTACAAGTTCCGAGATATACCCTTTTCTATTTAGGTTTTTTTGCGATTGTTTTTGCCGGTAGTTTCCAATGTTTTTTGTTAGATGATGAAGTTCTTTTTCCTTTTCTTGGAATTTTATGCCTACTTCCGAAACCTAAACTCCAAAGTGACACACTAAACAAAACAGCAACGAAAAAGAACTTAAACAAAGTTTATGGACTCTTACTCTTTTGGATTTTACTTTCGAGTCTGGGTGCTCTTTACTTAACCAAAACTTCGGCAAAAGATTTATTCATTCACAGAGTTCGCACAGAAAATAACTTCCCTGCCGCTCTCGGCCAGTCCGCCATCAATGCCAAAGGCCCAGTTGTCCTTCCTTTAGGAACGAAGGAAATGTATTTCAAACTTTCCGGTTGTTTGGATCACGATCTAAACTTTGATACCAAGGCCCAAGTGCGAGAAAAACCAATTCAGTTCCAAATCCATTGGGAAGAAATACCCGAGGGAGAATTCCCTGACTCTTTAGTTCTTGAGACAAGGAAACGAGAAAGCTTTGACCAAGACAAAGAATACCGAGTGCAGCCAGAAAGAATTGTGAAAAAGGAGACCATCCGAAATACAGGAAAGCTGGTAACGATCCAAGTAAACCCTAAAGACTTTATAGGTTCCGATGTAGAGTTCATTGATTTTGGATTTTTATTTTCTTGGAAGAGAGAGAAACCATTTCTTCCTGTGATTAGCATTTCTGGAAATTGTCAGTGA
- a CDS encoding LIMLP_04285 family protein, whose amino-acid sequence MNVKTLLSVSILSIVSQVSYADTVTVKATKEVLENVKTSSPTANYVLVESKDGTKQAYKKNAVEVVSLPVVWEAPKEETKPGFFGSLFSSKDTKEETKTDVAKSEEPKENPENQSFLRRKLPEFAMGGMALLWLLLP is encoded by the coding sequence ATGAACGTAAAGACCTTACTATCTGTATCCATTCTATCAATTGTATCTCAAGTTTCTTATGCAGACACAGTGACTGTGAAAGCAACGAAAGAGGTTTTGGAAAACGTCAAAACTTCCTCTCCGACTGCCAATTATGTTTTAGTAGAATCGAAAGATGGCACCAAACAAGCATATAAAAAGAATGCAGTGGAAGTGGTCTCCCTTCCTGTAGTTTGGGAAGCACCGAAAGAGGAAACAAAACCAGGATTTTTTGGTTCTCTATTTTCATCCAAAGATACAAAAGAAGAAACAAAGACAGACGTGGCAAAATCAGAAGAACCAAAGGAAAACCCAGAAAACCAGAGTTTTTTAAGACGAAAACTTCCAGAATTTGCTATGGGCGGAATGGCTCTCCTTTGGCTTTTATTACCTTAA
- the guaA gene encoding glutamine-hydrolyzing GMP synthase → MKSDKKIAVVDFGGQYAHLIASRIRRLGAYTEILSNEEPLSVYESYAGIILSGGPSSVYEKGAPLLPEGFFKTSVPILGICYGHQLLMKALGGEVVSSNSKEYGPAILEIQNPNSLLSKSLSPKTKVWMSHGDEVVRMPEGFKIVASSGNCRYAFVSNESKKQFGIQFHPEVTHSEEGEVLLRNFVNLCGAGSSWSISQFLEEQISELQKKVPVGKNVFLLVSGGVDSSVAYLLLAKALGKDRVKGLLVDTGFMRKNEVKDLMDNLHHVGFDLTIWDESAVFYRHLENEFDPEKKRRIVGDLFLEAQSKATDSLGLDSEHWLLGQGTIYPDTIESGGTKHSHKIKTHHNRVPQIEKLIQEGKIVEPIADLYKDEVRELGRLLGLPERWIERHPFPGPGLVVRMIASPETHPPKIDFSDLGLGAKKAEVKILPILSVGVQGDQRSYAHCAVLNDFTTNWNELDKSAVEITNFKREINRVVFAPGISTFSGPFHYTKLSLDKVHSDILRDADAIVNRILYDESIHNSIWQMPVVLVPVGLRENSYGVVLRPVESTEAMTANFYEMDRRILDRITKELLALPQISLVLYDLTHKPPGTIEWE, encoded by the coding sequence ATGAAAAGTGATAAAAAAATTGCAGTCGTCGATTTCGGCGGTCAATACGCTCACCTCATCGCTTCCCGAATTAGAAGGCTTGGAGCCTATACGGAAATCCTTTCCAATGAAGAACCATTGTCTGTTTATGAGTCCTATGCTGGAATCATTCTATCAGGAGGTCCGAGCAGTGTTTATGAAAAAGGTGCACCACTCCTACCAGAAGGTTTTTTTAAAACATCAGTTCCCATTCTGGGAATTTGTTATGGCCACCAACTATTGATGAAAGCTCTCGGCGGTGAGGTTGTTTCTTCCAATTCTAAAGAATACGGTCCAGCCATTTTAGAAATTCAAAACCCTAATTCACTGCTTTCAAAGTCGCTTTCTCCAAAAACAAAAGTTTGGATGAGCCATGGGGATGAAGTCGTTCGAATGCCCGAGGGATTTAAAATTGTTGCTTCATCAGGTAATTGTCGTTATGCGTTTGTTTCTAATGAGTCCAAAAAACAATTTGGAATCCAATTCCATCCAGAAGTCACTCACTCGGAAGAGGGGGAGGTTTTACTGCGGAACTTTGTGAATCTTTGTGGGGCTGGCTCGAGTTGGAGTATCTCACAATTTTTAGAAGAACAAATCTCTGAATTACAAAAAAAAGTCCCTGTTGGTAAAAATGTATTTTTATTAGTTTCCGGTGGAGTGGATTCTTCTGTTGCTTATTTGCTTTTGGCAAAAGCTCTTGGAAAGGACCGAGTCAAAGGCCTACTTGTTGATACGGGTTTTATGCGTAAAAATGAAGTGAAAGACTTAATGGACAATTTACACCATGTAGGTTTTGATCTCACCATTTGGGATGAGAGTGCCGTTTTCTATCGTCATTTAGAAAACGAATTTGATCCTGAGAAAAAAAGGCGTATAGTGGGAGATCTTTTTTTAGAAGCACAAAGCAAAGCAACCGATTCCCTAGGTTTGGATTCCGAACACTGGCTTCTTGGCCAAGGAACCATTTATCCTGATACCATTGAATCTGGTGGAACTAAACATTCTCATAAAATAAAAACCCATCACAACCGCGTGCCTCAAATAGAAAAACTCATTCAAGAAGGCAAGATAGTAGAACCAATTGCTGACTTGTATAAGGATGAAGTAAGGGAACTCGGTAGGCTTTTAGGACTGCCGGAGCGTTGGATTGAAAGACATCCCTTTCCAGGGCCAGGACTTGTAGTGCGAATGATTGCGAGTCCCGAAACCCATCCACCCAAGATTGATTTTTCTGATTTGGGTCTTGGTGCAAAGAAAGCAGAAGTCAAAATTTTACCGATTCTTTCGGTGGGAGTACAAGGGGACCAAAGAAGTTATGCTCACTGCGCGGTTTTAAATGATTTTACAACCAACTGGAACGAGTTAGACAAATCAGCGGTTGAAATTACAAACTTTAAACGTGAAATCAATCGAGTAGTTTTTGCCCCTGGAATTTCTACTTTTTCTGGTCCTTTTCATTATACCAAACTGAGTTTAGATAAAGTGCATTCGGATATTTTACGAGATGCCGATGCCATTGTGAACCGAATCCTTTATGATGAATCCATCCACAATTCGATTTGGCAAATGCCAGTGGTGCTTGTTCCTGTAGGTCTGCGTGAAAATTCTTATGGAGTGGTGCTGCGCCCGGTAGAATCTACAGAAGCTATGACCGCCAATTTTTATGAGATGGATCGTAGAATTTTAGATCGCATCACCAAAGAATTGTTAGCATTACCGCAAATCTCTTTGGTGTTATATGATCTCACTCACAAACCACCTGGAACGATAGAATGGGAGTAG
- the queF gene encoding preQ(1) synthase, which yields MSEKKSESSYEDKQDHIPSWKTPEMEWFANVYAGKEYNIEFTIPEFTAVCPKTGLPDFGSIFIEYIPRERCVELKSLKEYMMSYRNVGIFHENVVNKILEDFVSAVDPLYVKVVGDYNVRGGVKTIVKREYKA from the coding sequence ATGTCGGAAAAAAAATCAGAATCTTCTTACGAGGACAAACAAGACCATATCCCGTCCTGGAAAACCCCGGAAATGGAATGGTTTGCCAATGTTTATGCCGGAAAAGAATATAATATAGAATTTACTATCCCGGAATTTACTGCTGTTTGCCCCAAAACAGGCCTTCCCGACTTTGGATCCATTTTTATCGAATACATCCCAAGAGAGCGCTGCGTTGAGTTGAAATCGCTCAAAGAATACATGATGTCCTATCGGAATGTGGGAATATTCCACGAAAATGTAGTGAACAAAATTTTGGAGGACTTCGTATCGGCAGTAGATCCCCTCTATGTGAAAGTGGTGGGTGATTACAACGTTCGGGGTGGTGTGAAGACAATTGTGAAGCGAGAGTATAAAGCCTAA
- a CDS encoding SemiSWEET transporter, with the protein MENLIGYIAAFLTTVSFLPQVLRVVMTKQTRDISRNMYIMFFLGVLLWFVYGVLRSDFPIILANAVTIFFVSIILYYKLTTEEKT; encoded by the coding sequence ATGGAAAACCTAATTGGCTATATTGCTGCATTTTTAACCACAGTTTCCTTTCTACCTCAAGTGTTAAGGGTTGTCATGACTAAACAAACCAGAGACATCAGTCGCAATATGTACATTATGTTTTTTTTAGGTGTTCTTTTGTGGTTTGTATATGGAGTATTGCGGTCGGATTTCCCAATCATTCTCGCCAATGCAGTTACCATTTTTTTCGTATCAATTATTTTATATTATAAACTTACTACTGAGGAGAAAACATGA
- a CDS encoding ferredoxin, with product MRKAYVDKDNCTSCNQCADNMPKYFMMDEDDVSQTHIAGAAINDAMIPDEDEKKVQKEMDECPGECIHWKKN from the coding sequence ATGAGAAAGGCTTATGTAGATAAAGACAATTGTACTTCTTGCAACCAATGTGCAGATAATATGCCAAAGTATTTTATGATGGATGAGGACGACGTATCCCAAACTCATATTGCAGGTGCAGCCATCAATGATGCGATGATCCCTGACGAAGACGAAAAAAAAGTGCAGAAGGAAATGGATGAGTGTCCAGGCGAATGCATTCACTGGAAAAAAAATTAG
- a CDS encoding LysR family transcriptional regulator has protein sequence MNPIELYQSFYCIYRERNLTKAGKLLGLSQPALSLHLQSLERHRKEVLFLRTSRDLIPTDAAKRLYVQIAGPIEELERMEGQIHPKEKPKKLRIGSAKEWFQEKILPNLSKTGLSFHVQYGYPSNLLDALSNREIDLAISNQKLNFPGISFEELYTETFVFVASEKISLDPNFPFRGNLKPKPELMKQWMEEQHWFVYSEDFAIVRRFWKVNFDSRPQLKTYSVLPNLHDIKTALQMGWGVSILPSYLLGKKASLYTNERECKGFQNQLYLAYRVGERPSLEDQIQRLMDWVKT, from the coding sequence ATGAATCCCATCGAACTTTATCAAAGTTTCTATTGTATCTATCGAGAGCGAAACTTAACAAAAGCAGGAAAACTCCTTGGATTATCGCAGCCGGCCCTTAGTTTGCATTTACAATCTCTCGAACGACATCGAAAGGAAGTGTTGTTCCTCCGAACCTCTCGGGATCTGATTCCAACAGACGCAGCAAAACGTTTGTATGTTCAGATTGCAGGTCCCATTGAAGAACTGGAACGAATGGAAGGACAAATCCACCCAAAAGAAAAGCCGAAAAAACTTAGGATTGGTTCTGCTAAAGAGTGGTTTCAGGAAAAAATTTTACCCAATCTATCCAAAACGGGTTTGAGTTTTCATGTGCAATATGGCTATCCTTCGAACCTTTTAGATGCATTGAGCAACCGAGAAATAGATCTTGCTATTTCCAATCAAAAGTTAAATTTTCCTGGAATTAGTTTTGAAGAGTTATATACGGAAACATTTGTTTTTGTAGCTTCCGAAAAAATTAGTTTAGATCCAAATTTTCCATTTAGGGGAAATCTGAAACCAAAGCCTGAACTTATGAAACAATGGATGGAAGAACAACATTGGTTCGTTTATAGCGAAGACTTTGCAATTGTTAGGCGATTTTGGAAGGTAAATTTTGACTCACGTCCCCAACTAAAAACTTATTCGGTTCTTCCGAACCTTCACGATATTAAAACAGCATTGCAAATGGGTTGGGGAGTCTCTATACTGCCTAGCTATTTACTGGGCAAAAAAGCATCATTGTATACCAATGAAAGAGAGTGTAAAGGTTTTCAAAATCAATTGTATTTGGCTTACAGAGTTGGGGAAAGGCCGTCTTTGGAAGATCAGATCCAAAGACTTATGGATTGGGTTAAAACTTAA
- a CDS encoding type 1 glutamine amidotransferase domain-containing protein, producing MKKVLFVLTSHGEKGNAGSTGYHLGEVSHPWKVLHDAGVEMDFISPKGGEPPVDGFDLEDSANKEFWNHPIYQEKRIHTKKPKEINPSEYEAIYFAGGHGTMWDFPDNAELQELTKTIYESGGIVGAVCHGPSALVNVKLSNGSKLIAGKRVNGFSNEEEEIVKLEGVVPFLLENQLIAAGGKYSKSAPWSSHVEVDERLVTGQNPQSAKAVGEAILKLLKK from the coding sequence ATGAAAAAAGTATTATTTGTATTAACAAGTCATGGGGAAAAAGGAAATGCGGGTTCCACCGGTTACCATCTGGGAGAGGTATCTCACCCTTGGAAGGTGCTTCACGATGCTGGTGTGGAGATGGATTTTATTAGTCCTAAAGGCGGAGAACCTCCAGTCGACGGGTTTGATTTGGAAGATTCGGCTAACAAAGAATTTTGGAACCACCCCATTTACCAAGAAAAACGAATCCACACAAAAAAACCGAAAGAGATCAATCCAAGTGAATATGAAGCCATCTACTTTGCGGGCGGTCATGGAACCATGTGGGACTTTCCAGACAATGCCGAGTTACAAGAACTTACAAAAACCATCTACGAATCGGGTGGGATTGTGGGAGCGGTATGCCACGGACCTTCGGCTCTTGTGAATGTGAAACTTTCCAATGGATCGAAACTCATCGCAGGAAAACGAGTGAATGGTTTTTCTAATGAAGAAGAAGAAATTGTAAAACTGGAAGGAGTGGTTCCTTTTCTTTTGGAAAACCAATTGATCGCTGCAGGGGGAAAGTATTCGAAATCAGCACCTTGGAGTAGTCATGTAGAAGTCGATGAAAGACTGGTGACGGGACAAAACCCACAATCAGCAAAGGCAGTGGGAGAAGCCATTCTCAAGTTGCTAAAAAAATAA
- a CDS encoding alkaline phosphatase family protein: MRIKDSLKFPASLFLILVYLLSSLAIEPNPKRKAGDRKSKPSKIRQTIVLSIDGFPAYYWSDPKYHSYFPHLAEIFREYGAREIATVNPSVTYPAHTSMVTGLDPAEHGIYNNTLADPFEKNDGGWMWYAEDIKVPTLWDLAKANRKTTANVFWPVTVGASIDWNLPQYWRKKIPEDDKLLRVLSTKDLHREAELAVGSPLNDLAKDEIKLKTATWLFSKKKPDLMFVYTTDLDTNHHGFGPGSEKALQRLVEIDKSIYEFLQSVGAFSPKGPAVVIVSDHGFHSADSVCAPNVILKQKGYINDEAGTYQLTFKSSGGTALLLASPNTVIPVQDLQKITSEIVEVCPGTEWVLATPATSSQPTQTGQAVTIPNDNNSIQSKIHPTALGVLRTTEKLFISGTRKGEVFTKSQTPIHGHGYWNANPEMKTIGFVYDPRGKMHSFQSVKDVFGIVKDLSGIKEKKTKGPRVSTKP; the protein is encoded by the coding sequence ATGCGAATCAAGGATTCTTTGAAATTTCCTGCTTCTTTGTTTTTGATTTTGGTTTACCTTTTGTCTTCTTTGGCAATCGAACCCAATCCGAAGCGGAAGGCGGGAGACCGAAAATCCAAACCGTCTAAGATTCGCCAAACCATTGTTTTATCCATCGATGGATTCCCGGCTTACTACTGGTCTGATCCCAAATACCATTCTTATTTCCCACATTTGGCAGAAATTTTTCGAGAATATGGCGCACGTGAGATTGCCACTGTCAATCCGTCCGTGACTTACCCGGCTCATACTTCTATGGTGACAGGCCTTGATCCGGCAGAACATGGAATTTATAATAATACCTTAGCTGACCCTTTTGAGAAAAATGATGGAGGATGGATGTGGTATGCCGAAGACATCAAAGTTCCCACCCTCTGGGATTTGGCAAAAGCGAATCGGAAAACCACAGCCAATGTATTTTGGCCAGTGACTGTGGGGGCAAGTATTGATTGGAACCTTCCCCAATACTGGAGAAAAAAAATCCCTGAAGATGACAAACTCCTTCGGGTTCTTTCCACAAAGGATTTGCATAGAGAAGCAGAACTTGCCGTCGGATCTCCGTTGAACGATCTAGCCAAAGATGAAATCAAATTAAAAACAGCAACCTGGCTTTTTTCAAAGAAAAAACCCGATCTTATGTTTGTTTATACCACGGATTTGGATACAAACCACCACGGCTTTGGGCCTGGGTCGGAAAAAGCATTGCAGCGATTGGTGGAGATAGACAAATCCATTTATGAATTTTTGCAATCCGTTGGTGCCTTTTCTCCAAAAGGGCCAGCAGTGGTGATTGTTTCTGATCACGGTTTTCATTCGGCAGACTCTGTTTGTGCACCGAATGTGATTTTGAAACAAAAGGGTTATATCAATGACGAAGCTGGCACCTACCAGCTAACCTTTAAAAGTTCTGGGGGAACTGCTCTCCTTCTTGCGTCACCTAACACTGTGATTCCTGTGCAAGATCTCCAAAAGATCACTTCTGAAATTGTCGAGGTTTGTCCTGGTACTGAGTGGGTATTGGCAACTCCCGCAACTTCAAGTCAGCCAACTCAAACAGGACAAGCAGTGACTATTCCTAATGATAACAATTCAATCCAATCAAAAATCCATCCTACTGCCTTGGGTGTCCTTCGCACAACTGAAAAGTTGTTCATTAGTGGCACAAGAAAGGGAGAGGTGTTTACCAAATCACAAACACCGATTCACGGGCATGGGTATTGGAATGCAAACCCAGAAATGAAAACCATTGGTTTCGTTTACGATCCACGTGGAAAGATGCATTCCTTCCAATCCGTCAAAGATGTATTTGGGATCGTGAAAGATCTCTCCGGGATCAAAGAAAAGAAAACCAAAGGGCCTCGTGTTTCCACAAAGCCCTGA
- the fliM gene encoding flagellar motor switch protein FliM: MTEILSQDEIDALLNAISSGEVSEDEYSSVGEQKKVKIYDFKRPDKFSKDQIRTLQMMHETFARLATTGLSAQLRALVVVHVASVDQLTYEEFIRSIPNPTTLAVINMDPLRGSAILEIDPSISFTIIDRLFGGKGESSKVNRELSDIELSVMEGIIVRILGNLRESWSTVIDLRPRLGNIETNPQFAQVVPPNDMVVLITLETKVGEVEGMTNLCIPYITIEPIINKLSAQYWYSSIRKGEVDENRAVIQERLDQVKIPLISEVGSVDISLNDLMNLHVGDVIKLENTPIKTDLMVKVGDRSKFKATPGRVGNRLAIQIGDSIEDIPDELLGSTRSEQEY, encoded by the coding sequence ATGACGGAAATCCTTTCCCAAGACGAAATTGATGCCCTGTTAAACGCCATCTCCTCTGGGGAAGTCTCCGAGGATGAATACTCGTCGGTTGGAGAACAAAAGAAAGTCAAAATCTACGACTTCAAACGTCCGGATAAATTTTCAAAAGACCAAATCCGCACGCTTCAGATGATGCATGAGACCTTTGCCCGTTTGGCAACCACGGGTCTCTCGGCACAGCTTCGCGCCCTGGTTGTGGTGCACGTGGCCTCGGTGGACCAGTTAACCTACGAAGAATTCATTCGTTCGATTCCGAATCCAACAACGCTTGCCGTAATCAATATGGATCCCCTTCGTGGGTCTGCGATTTTAGAAATTGACCCTTCCATTTCCTTTACGATCATTGATCGTCTGTTTGGTGGTAAAGGGGAATCTTCTAAGGTAAACCGAGAACTTTCTGATATCGAACTTTCGGTAATGGAAGGAATTATTGTAAGGATTCTTGGAAACCTACGAGAGTCTTGGTCTACGGTAATTGACTTACGCCCAAGACTAGGAAACATTGAAACAAACCCACAGTTCGCCCAAGTCGTTCCTCCCAATGACATGGTGGTATTAATTACTCTCGAAACCAAAGTGGGGGAAGTGGAAGGGATGACGAACCTTTGTATTCCCTACATCACCATTGAACCGATCATTAACAAACTTTCTGCCCAGTACTGGTATTCCTCGATTCGTAAAGGGGAAGTAGACGAAAACCGTGCCGTCATCCAAGAACGACTCGACCAAGTCAAAATCCCTTTGATTTCGGAAGTGGGAAGTGTGGACATCTCTCTCAATGACCTAATGAACTTGCATGTAGGGGATGTGATCAAACTTGAAAACACACCGATAAAAACCGACCTTATGGTAAAGGTGGGAGACCGCAGTAAGTTCAAAGCCACACCAGGAAGAGTGGGAAACCGTCTCGCCATCCAAATTGGGGATAGCATCGAGGACATTCCTGACGAACTCCTTGGGTCCACACGTTCGGAACAAGAATACTGA
- a CDS encoding peptidylprolyl isomerase, which translates to MNSKFLNKVSFFAFLFLAVSQTIFCSDQRFKKITYEPVSYSPSKVIVKRVDQTTVKLPEKPAIYAVFSTTAGDLVLELYDTAAPKTVQNFIDLAQGEKEFQTDKGSERRPFYDGLKFHRVIENFMAQGGCPRGDGTGGPGYQTEDEINGKALGLDKLKIKDAPQYQAQLQRAVLAEFKIQSRAEFEEKRTEVEKAYQEAMELPVLEVLHRVGYRYNEALPSKKALRGSLAMANAGPNTNGSQFFINQVDTPHLDGLHTVFGFLVSGFDVLDRIIEKGNLQTTIRKVVIIDKRQ; encoded by the coding sequence ATGAATTCAAAGTTTTTAAACAAAGTCTCTTTCTTCGCATTTCTCTTTTTAGCTGTTTCGCAAACTATTTTTTGCAGTGACCAAAGATTCAAAAAAATCACTTACGAACCAGTTTCGTATTCTCCTTCTAAGGTGATTGTCAAACGTGTCGACCAAACCACGGTCAAACTTCCTGAGAAACCTGCCATTTATGCTGTGTTTTCTACAACCGCTGGTGATTTGGTTTTAGAACTATATGATACAGCAGCACCAAAAACAGTGCAGAACTTTATTGATCTCGCCCAAGGTGAAAAGGAATTTCAAACAGACAAAGGTTCCGAAAGACGACCGTTTTACGATGGCCTAAAATTTCACCGAGTCATTGAAAACTTTATGGCGCAAGGGGGATGTCCGAGAGGGGACGGAACTGGCGGGCCTGGATACCAAACCGAAGATGAAATCAATGGAAAAGCCCTGGGACTCGATAAACTCAAAATTAAAGATGCCCCGCAGTACCAAGCTCAATTACAACGTGCTGTACTTGCCGAATTCAAAATTCAATCTCGGGCTGAGTTCGAAGAAAAAAGAACCGAAGTGGAAAAGGCCTACCAAGAAGCTATGGAATTGCCGGTTTTAGAAGTTTTGCACCGAGTCGGTTACCGTTATAACGAAGCGCTTCCGAGTAAAAAAGCTTTGCGAGGATCTTTAGCCATGGCTAATGCAGGCCCCAATACCAATGGTTCGCAGTTTTTTATCAACCAAGTGGACACCCCTCATTTGGACGGCCTCCATACTGTATTTGGATTTTTAGTTTCTGGCTTTGATGTACTTGACCGAATCATTGAAAAAGGGAACCTTCAGACGACCATCCGAAAGGTTGTCATCATAGACAAACGACAATGA